A genomic segment from Deltaproteobacteria bacterium encodes:
- a CDS encoding D-alanyl-D-alanine carboxypeptidase, whose protein sequence is MYRLLGLASLALHLLSAPTTAADLPLQALARKEIGADHGVFVRAESGKVLAALNSTRAYHPASVTKVATTLAFLSKLPPDRRFRTTFLAAGPVAGGTLDGDLVVKSEGDPYFLFPNAFRVLLGLREKGVHRVKGAIRVQGPFFFDWTPDPEGRRLKRVWTGRLAAASWPVVTRALFPGASMPLKEHKLRFERVTARDRSKPLPPRPLVVHASPPLRRHLKDFNAHSNDNFHEFSYQVGGPAEVQRILRAAVSAVPRRFIVIDNAAGDGRNNQMSPRAVVAMFKALERTLKARGLAYADVLPVAGVDAGTLEDRLAAQRYRGAVVGKSGTVRVLRISTMAGVAYTRKFGRTFFAVMTRGVPLWTARQRQNAFMRGLLDAGGPRPLPTRSAPPPAFMEARLEPPE, encoded by the coding sequence ATGTACAGACTGCTCGGCCTCGCATCCTTGGCTCTTCACCTTCTCTCGGCGCCGACGACGGCGGCCGACCTGCCCCTTCAGGCGTTGGCGCGCAAGGAGATCGGCGCGGACCACGGGGTGTTCGTGCGCGCGGAAAGCGGCAAGGTCCTGGCGGCGCTGAACTCCACGCGCGCGTATCATCCGGCGTCGGTGACCAAGGTGGCCACGACCTTGGCGTTTCTTTCGAAGCTTCCCCCGGACCGGCGTTTCCGCACGACCTTTCTCGCCGCGGGTCCCGTAGCCGGCGGCACCCTGGACGGGGATCTGGTGGTGAAGTCGGAGGGCGATCCGTATTTCCTGTTTCCCAACGCGTTCCGGGTGCTGTTGGGCCTTCGGGAAAAGGGAGTCCACCGGGTCAAGGGCGCGATCCGCGTCCAGGGGCCTTTCTTCTTCGACTGGACCCCGGACCCCGAGGGACGCAGGCTGAAGCGCGTGTGGACGGGCCGCCTGGCCGCCGCGAGTTGGCCGGTGGTGACGCGCGCGCTGTTCCCCGGCGCATCCATGCCGCTGAAGGAGCACAAGCTGCGGTTCGAGCGCGTGACGGCGCGGGACCGGAGCAAACCGCTTCCGCCGCGCCCGCTGGTGGTGCATGCCTCGCCGCCGCTGCGGCGCCACCTCAAGGACTTCAACGCCCATTCGAACGACAACTTCCACGAGTTCTCGTACCAGGTCGGCGGGCCGGCGGAAGTGCAGCGTATTCTCCGCGCCGCCGTCTCGGCCGTACCCCGGCGGTTCATCGTCATCGACAACGCCGCCGGGGACGGGCGCAACAACCAGATGAGCCCGCGGGCCGTGGTCGCGATGTTCAAGGCCCTGGAGCGGACCCTCAAAGCGCGGGGGCTCGCCTACGCCGATGTGCTCCCGGTGGCCGGCGTCGATGCCGGGACTCTGGAGGACCGGCTGGCGGCGCAACGCTACCGCGGAGCGGTGGTGGGCAAGTCCGGAACCGTGCGCGTGCTGCGCATCTCCACCATGGCCGGCGTCGCGTACACGCGGAAATTCGGGCGCACGTTCTTCGCCGTCATGACCCGAGGCGTGCCGCTCTGGACGGCCCGGCAACGCCAGAACGCCTTCATGCGGGGGCTGCTCGACGCGGGCGGGCCGCGGCCCTTGCCCACGCGGAGCGCGCCGCCCCCCGCGTTCATGGAGGCGCGCCTGGAACCGCCGGAGTAG
- a CDS encoding glutathione S-transferase family protein, which translates to MGVLIDGKWHEDGQVQTDSRGSFVRDDSIFRNWVTADGAPGTTGEGGFNAEPGRYHLFVSPSCPWAHRAMILRKLKHLEDVVSMSSADRPKSAGWSYSRGIDDLAPGDDGVFRLHQVYTAAKGDYSGKVTVPTLWDRRRRTIVNNESSEIIRMFNTAFDGLTEVHDDYYPAESRAEIDRINDFVYEHVNNGVYRAGFAKSQKAYEEAVKKVFHGLDTMEGWLAARRYLTGARVTEADWRAFPTLLRFDLVYHGHFKCNLRRVQDYPNLCGYLRELYQWPGVRETCDLDKIKAGYYGSQSHVNPTGIVPLGPPMDHLEEPHGREALPAEH; encoded by the coding sequence ATGGGTGTTCTGATCGACGGCAAGTGGCACGAGGATGGGCAGGTACAGACGGATTCCCGCGGCAGCTTCGTCCGGGACGATTCGATCTTCCGCAACTGGGTCACCGCGGACGGCGCGCCGGGGACCACCGGCGAGGGCGGTTTCAACGCGGAACCCGGGCGCTACCACCTGTTCGTCTCCCCTTCCTGCCCCTGGGCGCACCGGGCCATGATCCTGCGCAAGCTCAAGCATCTCGAGGACGTGGTCTCCATGTCCAGCGCGGACCGGCCGAAGTCGGCGGGCTGGTCCTATTCCCGCGGCATCGACGACCTCGCCCCCGGCGACGACGGCGTCTTCCGGCTGCACCAAGTCTACACCGCCGCCAAGGGCGACTATAGCGGCAAGGTCACGGTGCCGACGTTGTGGGACCGCCGACGCCGCACCATCGTCAACAACGAGTCGTCGGAAATCATCCGCATGTTCAACACGGCCTTCGACGGCCTCACCGAGGTCCACGACGACTACTACCCGGCGGAGTCGCGCGCGGAGATCGACCGCATCAACGACTTCGTCTACGAGCACGTGAACAACGGCGTGTACCGTGCGGGCTTCGCCAAGTCGCAGAAGGCGTACGAGGAGGCCGTGAAGAAGGTGTTCCACGGCCTCGACACCATGGAGGGTTGGCTGGCCGCGCGCCGCTACCTGACCGGCGCGCGCGTCACCGAGGCCGACTGGCGCGCGTTCCCCACGCTGCTGCGCTTCGATCTGGTGTATCACGGCCACTTCAAGTGCAACCTCCGGCGCGTCCAGGACTATCCCAACCTGTGCGGCTACCTGCGCGAACTGTACCAGTGGCCGGGAGTCCGGGAGACCTGCGACCTCGACAAGATCAAGGCGGGCTACTACGGCAGCCAGTCCCACGTGAACCCCACCGGCATCGTCCCCTTGGGTCCGCCCATGGATCACCTGGAGGAGCCGCACGGGCGCGAGGCCCTGCCCGCGGAGCATTGA
- a CDS encoding isochorismatase family protein — MSERVWDRYLSEQDKAHVAMRPSKPIGFGKRPALLLIDLYRWVFGDKPQPVLEAIEDWPGNCGMAGWNAIPHIQRLLTTAREAGIPIIHISGLPEAGVDEWSFRRDGGTANLSPEALERRRTKFDIIDEVAPQPGEAVLRKLSPSAFWGTPLMAHLNQHGIDTVIACGESTSGCVRASVVDGATYRFRMVVAEECVFDRHEACHAINLFDMNQKYADVLALDDIVQYLHAWRAERPAEA; from the coding sequence ATGAGCGAACGCGTATGGGATCGTTATCTCTCGGAACAGGACAAGGCACACGTTGCCATGAGGCCGTCCAAGCCCATCGGCTTCGGCAAACGACCCGCCCTGTTGCTCATCGACCTCTACCGCTGGGTCTTCGGCGACAAGCCCCAGCCCGTGCTGGAGGCCATCGAGGACTGGCCCGGGAACTGCGGCATGGCCGGGTGGAACGCCATCCCCCACATCCAGCGGCTGCTGACCACAGCGCGCGAGGCAGGCATTCCCATCATCCACATCTCCGGCCTGCCGGAAGCGGGCGTCGACGAGTGGTCCTTCCGGCGTGACGGAGGAACCGCCAACCTGTCGCCGGAAGCCCTGGAGCGGCGGCGCACGAAGTTCGACATCATCGACGAGGTAGCGCCGCAACCCGGCGAGGCGGTGCTGCGCAAGCTCTCGCCCAGCGCCTTCTGGGGCACGCCGCTGATGGCGCACCTGAACCAGCACGGCATCGACACCGTCATCGCCTGCGGCGAGAGCACCAGCGGCTGCGTCCGGGCCAGCGTGGTGGACGGCGCCACCTACCGGTTCCGCATGGTGGTGGCGGAGGAGTGCGTGTTCGACCGGCACGAGGCCTGCCACGCCATCAACCTCTTCGACATGAACCAGAAGTACGCCGACGTGCTGGCCCTCGACGACATCGTGCAATACCTGCACGCATGGCGCGCCGAGCGGCCGGCCGAAGCGTAG
- a CDS encoding LLM class flavin-dependent oxidoreductase, which produces MKFSFFMMPIHDPSENPALAYDRDISLIHYAEELDFDEFFIGEHHSGGWENMPAPELALAKAAAHAKRIRLGTSVINTPFHHPFHVAERMAFLDHLTRGRAILGVGPSALVTDKKLFGLPNEKLHAMLAESVDIIVRLLESPEPIDHHGEFWSFEGMRLQLRSYQQPRMPLAVASSGTSGSLEMAARHGMMLLSPAGKNRWRNPAHAEQWKTVEAAAARYGKSASRDNWRIATSVYLAETREQAWADVEAGIARDMQYFFAIGLKRPYEAYPDQPESEITPRSGADRRDWIIGTPDDAIRHIERMQEETGGFGGLMLTTHEWTGSENLRRSLELFARYVIPHFRGHTRGFRDEWDRLRQAASEGGVKLPENGRPSNLNNA; this is translated from the coding sequence ATGAAATTCTCCTTTTTCATGATGCCGATCCACGATCCTTCGGAGAATCCGGCGCTGGCCTACGACCGGGACATCTCGCTCATCCACTACGCGGAGGAACTGGACTTCGACGAGTTCTTCATCGGCGAGCACCATTCCGGCGGCTGGGAGAACATGCCCGCGCCGGAATTGGCACTGGCCAAGGCCGCGGCCCACGCCAAGCGCATCCGCCTGGGCACGTCGGTGATCAATACGCCGTTCCACCACCCGTTCCACGTGGCCGAGCGCATGGCGTTCCTCGACCACCTCACCCGCGGGCGCGCCATCCTGGGCGTGGGACCGAGCGCGCTGGTGACCGACAAGAAGCTCTTCGGCCTGCCCAACGAAAAGCTCCACGCCATGCTGGCCGAGTCCGTGGACATCATCGTGCGCCTGCTGGAGTCGCCCGAGCCCATCGACCATCACGGCGAGTTCTGGAGCTTCGAGGGCATGCGGCTGCAGCTTCGCTCCTACCAGCAGCCGCGCATGCCGCTGGCCGTGGCTTCGTCGGGAACGTCCGGGAGCCTGGAGATGGCCGCCCGGCACGGCATGATGCTGCTGTCTCCCGCCGGCAAGAACCGCTGGCGCAACCCGGCCCACGCCGAGCAGTGGAAGACCGTGGAGGCCGCCGCGGCCCGGTACGGCAAGAGCGCCAGCCGGGACAACTGGCGCATCGCCACCAGCGTCTATCTCGCGGAGACCCGGGAGCAGGCTTGGGCGGACGTGGAGGCGGGTATCGCCCGTGACATGCAGTACTTCTTCGCCATCGGCCTCAAGAGGCCCTACGAGGCTTACCCCGACCAGCCGGAGTCGGAGATCACGCCCCGCTCGGGCGCGGACCGGCGCGACTGGATCATCGGCACGCCGGACGACGCCATCCGCCACATCGAGCGCATGCAGGAAGAGACCGGCGGCTTCGGCGGCCTGATGCTCACCACCCACGAGTGGACCGGCAGCGAGAACCTGCGCCGTTCGCTGGAGCTGTTCGCCCGCTACGTGATCCCGCACTTCCGCGGCCACACCCGCGGCTTCAGGGATGAGTGGGACCGTCTGCGCCAAGCTGCGAGCGAGGGGGGCGTGAAGCTGCCGGAGAACGGGCGGCCCAGCAACCTGAACAACGCGTAA